The nucleotide sequence ACTCACACACACCACTAACTGACCCTCATATGATTAAATACGAAAGTATCACCTTATGGCTCTGCTTTACAACAAATTCATGGTGCTTATTTTCAAACCTTTTCTTCAAACCAGAATCCACACAAACCCTAGCATTCTATTTATACATTGGACTATTAACACTATGCCTAATGGTCAACCTAATAACACTACTCAGACACTATGATGTCCTTAAATGGAACAAGAATATTTAACAACTTAAAGAAATCCGGCGTCTTCCATTCTCTCTCTACTGCCGCGCCGCCGCCGTCAGCAGGCCCGCGCCGACCATGACGCCGCCGCCGGTGACCTTGAGGCGACGCATGAAGCGCGGGTTCTGGATGCGACTGCCGGCCGTGCCGGCGAGGTAGCTGAAAAGGCTGACGTTTACGGCCGAGAGCAGGCAAAACGTCGCGCCCAGGAGCAGCAGTTGCGGCCCGGCCGGGGCGTCGTGGCTGATGAACTGGGGCAGAAAGGCGACGAAAAAGAGGATGGGCTTGGGATTGACCGAGGTGACGGCCAGGGCGTGGAGGAATTTCTTGCGGCTGCTCACGATGTTAAGCTTGGGCGTGGCCGTGGCCCCGGAGCGGATCAGGCCGACGCCGAGATAGATGAGATAGAGCGCGCCGCAGTATTTGAGGATGGTAAACGCTTCGGCCGAGGCGGCCAGCACTGCGCCGAGTCCGGCCACGGAGCAGGTGAGCGCCACGGCGTCGCCCAGCACCACGCCGGCGACCAGCGGCCAATTCTTGCGGCGGCCTTCGGCCAGGCCGTAGCCCACGACCATGAGCACGGTGGGGCCGGGGATGACGAGCAGCACCGAGGCGGCGGCGACGAAGGCGAGGTATAGCGGCCAGGTCATGGCGGACTCCTTTTGCCGCCTTTTTACGCTTCTCCCAGGGTGTCGTAAACACCGCAACGTTTGCAGCCGCCGCATCCGGCCGGCGGACATTTGGCCGTGGGCGCGGCTTGCTGGTAGCGCTGCCATTCGCGCCAGAGGTAGTCGCGGGAGACGCCGTTATCAATAAAATCCCAGGGAAAGACTTCGCCTTCCGGGCGCTCCCGGTCGAGAAAGACGGCCGGGTCGCCGTCCCAGCGCTTGAGCGCCCGGCGGAAGCTGCCGGCTTCGACGGCGGCGACGATGAGGGGAAAAAGCGTTTCATCGCCCCGGGCCAAAAGCCCCTGGAGCCGGGCCTGGGACGGGGTCTCGGTTTCCACCCGAAAGCCTTTGAGTCCTTTGACGGCGGCTCGCACCCGGGCATAGCCGGCCTCGATGGCCGCCTCGGAAGCCATGGGGGCCCACTGCATGGGGGTGAAGGGCTTGGGCACCAGCGGGTTCACCGACAAGGTGGCATGGGCCACGCCGCGCTTGCCGACGCCAATGGAGGCGGCGGCGGCCACTTTGTCGAGCAGCGGGCGCAGGGCGTCGTAGTCGGCCTCGGTCTCGCCGGGCCAGCCGATGATGCAATAGAATTTGAGGTGGTTGACGCCGTGCTTGCCGGCCAGGGCCACGGCATCAAGCAGCGCTTCCTCGGAGAGCTGCTTGTTGGCGGCGGCGCGAAGGCGCGGGCTTGGGGCTTCCAGGGCCAGCGTCAGGGTGCGCAGCCCGGCGGCGCGCAGGATGGTGAGCAGCTCGGGGGTCAAGCCATCGGCCCGCACCGAGGACAGGGAAAACTTCGTGCCCCGCTCCCGAAGCCAGGTCAGAAACGGGATGAGTTCGGGCCAGTCGGTGAGCGCCGTGCCGACCAGGCCGATCTTTCGCGGCGACACGGTCTCGATAAGCGACTGGAGGTCGGCCAGGCGCGACTGGCGCGGCGGACGGTAGACGTAGCCGGCGGCGCAGAAGCGGCAGCCGTAGGGACAGCCGCGATTGATCTCGACCAGGAACATATCACGGAATTCGGCATGGCCCGACACGAAACAGGAATGGGCCGGGGCGGCAAGGAGCGTGGGCGCGTCGCCAGCCAGGGCCGTGGCCCGGGCGACGGGGCCGGCCGTGCGGCCGGGCAGGTAGACGCCTGGGAGATGCGCCACGGCGTCGAGGCAGGCGGCCTTGTCGCCTCCGGCAAGGGCCACGCGGGCCAGGGCGGCGCAGACCTCGGCCAGCCCGGCCTCGGCCTCGCCCACAAAGAGCAGATCCAGGGCCGGCAAAAACGGCGCGGGATTGAGAAAGGCCAATGGGCCGCCGGCCATGACGATGGGGAAGTCGGGGCGCTCTTCGCGGCGCAGGGAAATTTCGGCGGCGACAAGGGCCTTGGCCGCGTCGAGGTATTCCTCTTCGTAGCACAGGGAAAAGGCGATGACCGGAAAATCGGCCAGGGCGCGGCCGGAGTCCTCGGCCTGGGGCGGGGTGGCGGCGCGGGTGAAGACGCGCTCCACGGCCAGGGCGGGATCGTCGGCCAAAAGCCGCCAGGCGGCCTGCCAGCCCAGGGCCGAAAGGGCCATGGCGGCGTCACCGGGAACAGCCAGGGCCACGGGCAGCCGTCCGCCCCATTCGGGCGCGGCAGGCCTGTCCAGGCCGAAATAGACCTTGGTGGAATCGTTCAAGATGTGTCCCGGCCTCCTTCAGAGGGGGCCGGGGGGAGCATGGACTCCCCCCGGCAGGGAGATCGGGGGAGAAGCAGGGAGGCTAGTCCGCCTGCATCCGAATGAAGGAGGGAATTTCGAACTCCTCCTCATCGAAGATGAATTCTTCCTCGCCCACGGGCTGGGTCTTGATGGGCGGCTGGGACAGGGCCGCTTCGGGGCCGCCTTTCTTGGTGCCTTTGCGCAGGTAGGCGGGGATATTGTAGTCGTTGCCCTGGCTGTTGAGCACCCGCATGCTGCGCGGGCTTTGCACGCCGCCGGAGGAGCCGCCGTGGTGGTGATGGGCGGCGGCCGGCGCGGCGGCCGGAGCCATGGCCTTCTGGCGGGCCAGGGAGGTGATGACCTCCATGGGCTTTTGCTCGACCACGGTCTTTTGCTGCACCGGCATGCCGCGCTGGGAGGCGGACTCAATGCCGGTGGCGATGACGGTGATGCGCATCTCGTCGGTGGCGTCGGGGTCGAAGACCGTGCCGAAGAACACCTTGGCGTCCTCGTGGACGGCCTCGGTGATGGTGGAGGCGGCTTCGTCCACTTCCTCGATGGTGAGGTCCGGGCCGCAGGTGATGTTCATGAGCACGCCCTTGGCGCCGTCGATGGTGACGTCTTCCAGAAGCGGGCTGGTGATGGCCTTGAGCGCGGCCTCACGGGCGCGGGATTCGCCGCGCGCCGTGCCAAAGCCCATCATGGCCAGTCCCATCTCGCTCATGACGGCCTTGACGTCGGCAAAGTCGAGGTTGATCAGGCCCGGCACCATGATGAGGTCGGAAATGCCTTTGACGGCATAATAGAGGACCTCGTCGGCCTTCTTGAGCATCTCGATGAAGGTGGCCTTTTTGGAGGCCAGAGACAGCAGGCGGTCGTTGGGGATGGTGATGATGGAGTCCACCACGTCCCGCAGGGCCTGCACGCCCTTCTCGGCCGAGAGCAGGCGTTTTTTGCCTTCGAAATAAAAGGGTTTGGTGACCACGGCCACGGTGAGCGCGCCGGCTTCCTTGGCCACCTGGGCGACCACGGGAGCGGCGCCGGTACCGGTGCCGCCGCCCATGCCGGCGGTGACGAAAACCATGTCGCAGTCGCCGATGGCGGCGCGGATGGCGTCGATGCTCTCCAGGGCGGCGTCACGGCCGACGTCGGGATTGGCCCCGGCCCCGAGGCCCTTGGTGAGCTTGTCGCCAAGCTGGATGCGGTATTCGGCCTGGGAGCGCTGCAAGGCCTGAATATCGGTGTTGGCGGTGATAAACGTCACCCCGGACATGGACGAGGTGATCATGTTTTCCACGGCGTTGCCGCCGCCGCCGCCGCATCCGACTACCTTGATGCGGGCGTTCGAGCCTTGATCGAGTTCCAAGTATTCCATCTGTTCCCCCTAGCGAACTCCCTGTTTTCCCCCAACAAACAACAACTTACGCGGACGTTATTTCACGTCCACGAACCATTTCCGCATCCTCCCCAGAATGCGGTTGAACACGTTCTCATCCCGGATGCGGAAGCGCTGTTCCACGCCTTCTTTTTCCGCGCCGTACATGAGCAGCCCCACGGCGGTGGCGTACATGGGGCTGTTGACCACGTCCTTTAAGCCCCCGACCTTGTCGGGATAGCCGATGCGCGTGGGCAGGTTGAAAATCTGCTCGCCCAGTTCCTGGATGCCCTCGATAAGCGCGGTACCGCCGGTGAGCACCACGCCCGCTCCGATCTGGTTTTTCATGCCGGAGCGGATGAGTTCCTGATCCACCAGGGCCAGCATTTCCTCCACACGCGGCTCGCAGATTTCGGCCAGCACCTGTCGCGACAGGCGGCGCGGCTCGCGCCCGCCCACGCTCATCACCTCGATGACTTCATCTTTCGGGACCATTTCCGCCAGGGCGCAGCCGTACTTGATCTTGATCTTTTCGGCCGAGGCCATGGGGGTGCGCAACCCGAAGGCGATGTCGTTGGTGAGGTTGGTGCCGCCAAGGGCGAGCACGGCGGTGTGCTTGATGGAGTCGTTGGCGAAGATGGCAAGGTCGGTGGTCCCTCCCCCGAGGTCCACCAGGGCCACGCCGATTTCGCGTTCTTCCCCGGTCAGCACGGCCTTGGACGAAGCCAAGGATTCCAGAACAATGTCGGAAACGTCGAGCCCGGCCCGGTGACAGGAGCGGATGATGTTCTGGGCGCTGGTGACGGCTCCGGTGACGATGTGCACGCGCACTTCCAGACGCACCCCGGCCATGCCGAGGGGGTCGGCGATGCCGCGCTGGTCATCGACGATAAATTCCTGGGGCAGGATGTGGATGACCTCCCGGTCCAGCGGAATGGCCACGGCTTTGGCCGCGTCAATGACCCGCTCGATGTCCCGGGGGCCGACCTCGCCGCCCTTGACGGCGATGACCCCGTGGCTGTTGAAGCCCTTGATGTGGCTGCCGGCAATGCCGGCATAGACCGAGCGGATTTCGCACCCGGCCATGAGTTCGGCTTCTTCCAGCGCTTTTTTGATCGATTGCACGGTCTGTTCGATATTGACGACCACGCCCTTGCGCAGGCCCGTGGATGGGCTGGTGCCAATGCCCACCACGTCCACGCCCTCGGGCGAAAGTTCGCCGACGACCACGCAAATCTTGGTGGTGCCGATATCGAGACCGACGATAAGTTCCGACCTGGCCATACGAATCCGCTCCCTGAACGTTTCGGCGTCGTGGGGTTGGCCGCGCCCACAGGCGGGTTGTACGTCAAACCCGCGCGAATTTCATTGGTAAAATGGCGCGTCCCGGGTTTTTTGTCACGCCTCCCACAGGCGCTTCGCCAACCCCGGAAGCACGCGGCGCGGCCCGGCGCTTCCCATTTTCCTGCAAAAGGGTATTAACCCCTTTGATTCCTTGTTAAATACAACCTATCTATGAGCTTTGCGGCGCGTCCCCCGCGCCCCGCTTCTCGACCCAAACCTTGTCGCCCTCGGCGGTGATGAGCCCCACTTTGTCAAGCTCGCCGCGCCGGCGCAAGTCCATCCAGACCATGTTCATCCGCGACAGGTTGCGCCGCCAGTTCTGGGACCCCAGGCACAAGACGATTCCCGGTTCCATGAGCCGGATTTCCAGCCCACGGCCCCAGCTTAAGCGCAACCAGGCGATCTGTCCGAAATCGAAGGGAACCTGATGTTCGGCCACGGCCCGGCGCAGATCGGCCAGAATGGGCAGATGCTTTTCCATCCCGGCCTCGACCTCGATCTGGGGCAGGGACACGAACTGCCCGGGCTCGACCTTGTCGATGATGCGCCCGACCTCGTCGGCGTAATAGAGGGTTCCCTGATACTGCACAAGATAGGAAGGGGCTTTTTCCCGCACTTCGATCTGAATTGTCCCGGGCAGCACCCGCTTGACCGTCACCGAATCGACCCACGGCTCCCGGGAAAGCTCTGCCCGCATCCGGTCCATGGACAGCGAAAGCACGTTGACCCCGGGGGTCAGCCCGGCCACCTGGCGGATATGCTCCTCGGACAACCGGGAACAGCCCGCGATGTCGGCCTGCTGCAGGGCAAAGTAGTTGACCGTGGTCAGCCAGCGGTAGCCGGCCAAAAGCGCCACGCTCACGGCCAGCACGATGGCACCCATGAAGGCCATGGACACGGCCCGGGTGAACACCTTGCCCAGGCCGCCAAAGCTCACCGACGGTAGTTTGACGCCGCCTGCGCCGCCACCGGAGCGGGCATTGCGGTTCTTGTTGCCCCGCGACGAAACGGTGCGGCTTTTGACCGTGATGCGCGGTCCGCTGTACCCGTTGCGTTTTTTTTTGGCCGAGATTCCCCCGAATCCCGACAATGTTCCCGCCCTGACGTTCATGGAACCACCCTCACTTCCAGTTCGAGTTGGCGACCGAATCGCTCCCGCACCGCCTCCCGCGCCAAAGCCAGAAGCTTAAGCGCCTCCCCGCTCGTCCCGCCGCCCAGGTTGACCAGAAAATTGGCGTGCAACGAAGAAAACGCCATTTTTCCAACCGCCCTTCCGGCGAATCCCGATTCCGCCAGCAGCCGCCAGGCCGCTTCCCCGGGCGGATTTTTAAACACGCAGCCGGCCGTAGCCGCCGTGATCGGCTGGCTGGCCCGCTTTTTCTTGAGGTTGGCGATCATCTCCTGGCGAATCTCGATGGGTTCGCGCACCTCGCAGTCGAATTCCGCTTCCAGGACCAGAAAAAACCCGGCCAGCCCCGGCACGACAAAACGGCGGTAACCGATGTCGAGTTCCTCCCGACCAGCCCAAAAAAGTCCCCGCTCGGGCGTCCACAGCCGGACCCGGGCCAGAATCGCGCCCACCTCGTCGCCATAGGAGCCGGCATTGCCGGCCACGGCCCCGCCCACGCTGCCAGGCACGCCAATGAGGCCCCCAAGCCCGGACAAGCCCTGGGTGGCCAGCCAGGCCACCAACCGCTGGAGCTTGACCCCGGCCCCGCAGCGCACCCGGACCCTGCCCTGGGGCCGATCCGGCAACACGCGCGGCTCGTCGCGCAGTATGGGCCGTACCAGCACCAACGGCAGCTCGCCGTCCCGGGCCAGGAGATTGCTCCCGCCGCCCAGAGCGAGAGGCGTTCCGCCAAGCCGCTTGAGCGTTTCGCCGAGGCCGTGAGCATCCTCGGCCTGATCAAAGACCACCTCGGCCAGGGCGCGCCCGCCGAGCTGCAGCGTGGTGCGGGCCGACAACAGCGGCCCCGGTTCGACCCTAAGCGCCACGCTCCGACTCCAGATAATGCGCGCCCACCTGCCAGATGCTGCCGGCCCCAAGGGTCACGAACAGGTCGCCCGGCCGCAGGATGCCCGGCAGGGCCGCCTCCATGGCGGCGAAATCCGGGTAGTAGGCGACTTTGGTCTTGGTCACCTGGCGGATGCCTTGCCCCAGGCTTTCGCCGCTGACCCCGGGAATGGGCGCTTCCGAGGCCGGATAGATTTCGGTCAGCAGCAGCTCGTCGGCAGCCTCGAAACAGGTGCAGAAATCGCCGAAAAGGGCCTTGGTGCGGGAAAACCGGTGGGGCTGGAAAGCCACCACCAGCCGGCGTTCAGGATACACGGCCCGGGCCGTGGCCAGGGTGGCCTTGATCTCGGCCGGATGGTGGCCGTAGTCGTCGACGACGACCACGCCGTCCTTCTCGCCCTTGCGCTCGAAGCGCCGGCCCACGCCCGCGAACTTGGCCAGAGCCTCGGCAATGGTCCCCAAGGGAATGCCGACCTCCAGGGAAACGCCAATGGCCCCCAGGGCGTTTAAGACATTGTGGCGGCCAGGGTGATTGAGGCGCATCTCGCCCAGGCGCTTGCCGTCGAGGGAGACCTCGAAGCAGCTCATGGCCCCGGAGTCGATGATGCGGCC is from Solidesulfovibrio magneticus RS-1 and encodes:
- a CDS encoding LysE family translocator, whose protein sequence is MTWPLYLAFVAAASVLLVIPGPTVLMVVGYGLAEGRRKNWPLVAGVVLGDAVALTCSVAGLGAVLAASAEAFTILKYCGALYLIYLGVGLIRSGATATPKLNIVSSRKKFLHALAVTSVNPKPILFFVAFLPQFISHDAPAGPQLLLLGATFCLLSAVNVSLFSYLAGTAGSRIQNPRFMRRLKVTGGGVMVGAGLLTAAARQ
- a CDS encoding radical SAM protein produces the protein MNDSTKVYFGLDRPAAPEWGGRLPVALAVPGDAAMALSALGWQAAWRLLADDPALAVERVFTRAATPPQAEDSGRALADFPVIAFSLCYEEEYLDAAKALVAAEISLRREERPDFPIVMAGGPLAFLNPAPFLPALDLLFVGEAEAGLAEVCAALARVALAGGDKAACLDAVAHLPGVYLPGRTAGPVARATALAGDAPTLLAAPAHSCFVSGHAEFRDMFLVEINRGCPYGCRFCAAGYVYRPPRQSRLADLQSLIETVSPRKIGLVGTALTDWPELIPFLTWLRERGTKFSLSSVRADGLTPELLTILRAAGLRTLTLALEAPSPRLRAAANKQLSEEALLDAVALAGKHGVNHLKFYCIIGWPGETEADYDALRPLLDKVAAAASIGVGKRGVAHATLSVNPLVPKPFTPMQWAPMASEAAIEAGYARVRAAVKGLKGFRVETETPSQARLQGLLARGDETLFPLIVAAVEAGSFRRALKRWDGDPAVFLDRERPEGEVFPWDFIDNGVSRDYLWREWQRYQQAAPTAKCPPAGCGGCKRCGVYDTLGEA
- a CDS encoding cell division protein FtsQ/DivIB, with amino-acid sequence MNVRAGTLSGFGGISAKKKRNGYSGPRITVKSRTVSSRGNKNRNARSGGGAGGVKLPSVSFGGLGKVFTRAVSMAFMGAIVLAVSVALLAGYRWLTTVNYFALQQADIAGCSRLSEEHIRQVAGLTPGVNVLSLSMDRMRAELSREPWVDSVTVKRVLPGTIQIEVREKAPSYLVQYQGTLYYADEVGRIIDKVEPGQFVSLPQIEVEAGMEKHLPILADLRRAVAEHQVPFDFGQIAWLRLSWGRGLEIRLMEPGIVLCLGSQNWRRNLSRMNMVWMDLRRRGELDKVGLITAEGDKVWVEKRGAGDAPQSS
- the ftsZ gene encoding cell division protein FtsZ; this translates as MEYLELDQGSNARIKVVGCGGGGGNAVENMITSSMSGVTFITANTDIQALQRSQAEYRIQLGDKLTKGLGAGANPDVGRDAALESIDAIRAAIGDCDMVFVTAGMGGGTGTGAAPVVAQVAKEAGALTVAVVTKPFYFEGKKRLLSAEKGVQALRDVVDSIITIPNDRLLSLASKKATFIEMLKKADEVLYYAVKGISDLIMVPGLINLDFADVKAVMSEMGLAMMGFGTARGESRAREAALKAITSPLLEDVTIDGAKGVLMNITCGPDLTIEEVDEAASTITEAVHEDAKVFFGTVFDPDATDEMRITVIATGIESASQRGMPVQQKTVVEQKPMEVITSLARQKAMAPAAAPAAAHHHHGGSSGGVQSPRSMRVLNSQGNDYNIPAYLRKGTKKGGPEAALSQPPIKTQPVGEEEFIFDEEEFEIPSFIRMQAD
- the ftsA gene encoding cell division protein FtsA, translating into MARSELIVGLDIGTTKICVVVGELSPEGVDVVGIGTSPSTGLRKGVVVNIEQTVQSIKKALEEAELMAGCEIRSVYAGIAGSHIKGFNSHGVIAVKGGEVGPRDIERVIDAAKAVAIPLDREVIHILPQEFIVDDQRGIADPLGMAGVRLEVRVHIVTGAVTSAQNIIRSCHRAGLDVSDIVLESLASSKAVLTGEEREIGVALVDLGGGTTDLAIFANDSIKHTAVLALGGTNLTNDIAFGLRTPMASAEKIKIKYGCALAEMVPKDEVIEVMSVGGREPRRLSRQVLAEICEPRVEEMLALVDQELIRSGMKNQIGAGVVLTGGTALIEGIQELGEQIFNLPTRIGYPDKVGGLKDVVNSPMYATAVGLLMYGAEKEGVEQRFRIRDENVFNRILGRMRKWFVDVK
- the murB gene encoding UDP-N-acetylmuramate dehydrogenase, which gives rise to MALRVEPGPLLSARTTLQLGGRALAEVVFDQAEDAHGLGETLKRLGGTPLALGGGSNLLARDGELPLVLVRPILRDEPRVLPDRPQGRVRVRCGAGVKLQRLVAWLATQGLSGLGGLIGVPGSVGGAVAGNAGSYGDEVGAILARVRLWTPERGLFWAGREELDIGYRRFVVPGLAGFFLVLEAEFDCEVREPIEIRQEMIANLKKKRASQPITAATAGCVFKNPPGEAAWRLLAESGFAGRAVGKMAFSSLHANFLVNLGGGTSGEALKLLALAREAVRERFGRQLELEVRVVP